A genomic segment from Thermostichus lividus PCC 6715 encodes:
- the dusB gene encoding tRNA dihydrouridine synthase DusB, whose amino-acid sequence MLALSPELRSRLATPLQIGTVTLNSRVFQSPLAGVTDLVFRRLVRRYAPDSMMYTEMVSASGLHYLKTLPRIMEVDANEHPISIQLFDCRPDFLAEAAIKAVAEGADTVDINMGCPVNKITKNGGGSSLLRDVPTAAAIVRTVSAAVSVPVTVKTRLGWSDQEINILDFAKAMEDAGAAMITIHARTRAQGFNGAARWEWIGRVKQHLRIPVIANGDIFSVEAAVQCLEQTGADGVMCSRGTMGYPFLVGEIDHFLKTGQQRPAPTVIERLQCARDHLIALWEYKGERGIRQARKHLTWYAKGFAAAAELRSQLCRIETVAGGLALLDEAIERLRNLAAAP is encoded by the coding sequence ATGCTGGCACTCTCTCCAGAGCTAAGGTCACGGTTGGCAACCCCCTTACAAATTGGCACGGTTACCCTCAACAGTCGTGTATTTCAGTCTCCCCTTGCTGGGGTTACCGATTTAGTGTTTCGGCGATTGGTGCGGCGGTATGCGCCAGACTCAATGATGTACACCGAAATGGTGAGTGCCTCTGGCCTGCACTACCTGAAAACGCTGCCCCGCATCATGGAAGTGGATGCCAACGAGCACCCCATCAGTATTCAACTGTTTGACTGTCGCCCCGATTTTTTGGCGGAAGCAGCCATCAAGGCGGTGGCGGAAGGGGCAGACACCGTGGACATCAACATGGGCTGTCCAGTCAATAAAATCACAAAGAATGGCGGAGGTTCCTCCCTGTTGCGAGATGTTCCCACCGCAGCGGCGATCGTGCGCACCGTATCGGCGGCAGTTTCCGTGCCAGTGACGGTGAAAACCCGCCTAGGCTGGAGTGATCAGGAGATTAACATTCTTGACTTTGCCAAGGCTATGGAAGATGCAGGAGCCGCCATGATCACCATTCATGCCCGTACCCGTGCCCAAGGCTTCAATGGTGCTGCGCGCTGGGAGTGGATTGGCCGCGTTAAACAGCATCTGCGAATTCCGGTCATTGCCAATGGTGATATTTTCTCGGTAGAGGCAGCGGTACAGTGCCTTGAGCAAACCGGTGCCGACGGGGTGATGTGCTCCCGGGGGACGATGGGGTATCCCTTCTTGGTGGGGGAAATTGATCATTTTTTGAAAACTGGCCAACAGCGGCCCGCCCCTACAGTGATCGAGCGACTCCAATGCGCCCGAGATCACCTTATTGCCCTGTGGGAGTACAAGGGCGAGCGGGGGATTCGCCAAGCCCGTAAGCATTTGACATGGTATGCCAAGGGGTTTGCGGCGGCGGCAGAACTGCGGAGTCAACTCTGCCGCATTGAAACCGTGGCAGGGGGGCTGGCACTGTTGGATGAGGCCATTGAGCGGCTTAGGAATTTGGCTGCTGCCCCTTAG